One Cupriavidus taiwanensis DNA window includes the following coding sequences:
- a CDS encoding TerC family protein: MDTFATAPMWAGFFLLVMGTLFVDIFVLGGRHAHRVSSREALAWTLTWMTLAALFGVALWWVVAEDAGHDAAYRKVLEFYTGYLIELSLSVDNMFVFAMIFSYFAVPPELQRRVLLLGVLGAILMRALMILVGIWLISQFSWILYVFGVFLVITGIKMLFMSRHSPDLARNPIVRFLCAHMRITSDYHGEHFFVRIGGLRHATPMFVVVLLVEATDLVFAVDSIPAIFAVTTDPFIVFTSNIFAIMGLRALYFLLANLASHFHYLKYGLAIVLAFIGAKMLAEPWFHVPVHWSLGAVAMTLFVAVLFSQARTRRAAASDDPGCSGAPRGRGAGDRRT; the protein is encoded by the coding sequence ATGGACACCTTTGCCACCGCCCCGATGTGGGCCGGCTTCTTCCTCCTGGTGATGGGCACGCTGTTCGTCGACATCTTTGTCCTCGGCGGGCGGCATGCGCACCGGGTTTCCTCGCGCGAGGCGCTGGCATGGACGCTCACCTGGATGACCCTGGCCGCGCTGTTCGGCGTTGCGCTGTGGTGGGTGGTGGCCGAAGATGCGGGCCACGACGCCGCCTATCGCAAGGTGCTCGAGTTCTACACCGGCTACCTGATCGAGCTGTCGCTGTCGGTCGACAACATGTTCGTGTTCGCGATGATCTTCAGCTATTTTGCCGTGCCGCCGGAGCTGCAGCGCAGGGTGCTGCTGCTCGGCGTGCTCGGCGCGATCCTGATGCGCGCGCTCATGATCCTGGTGGGGATATGGCTGATCAGCCAGTTCTCCTGGATTCTTTACGTCTTCGGCGTGTTCCTCGTCATTACCGGCATCAAGATGCTGTTCATGTCGAGGCATTCCCCCGACCTCGCGCGCAACCCCATCGTGCGCTTCCTGTGCGCGCATATGCGGATCACCTCCGACTATCACGGCGAACACTTCTTCGTGCGCATCGGCGGCCTGCGCCATGCCACGCCGATGTTCGTGGTGGTGCTGCTGGTCGAGGCCACCGACCTGGTCTTTGCCGTCGACAGCATTCCGGCGATCTTTGCCGTGACCACCGACCCGTTCATCGTCTTCACCTCGAACATCTTCGCCATCATGGGCCTGCGGGCCCTGTATTTCCTGCTCGCCAACCTGGCGTCGCATTTCCATTACCTGAAATACGGCCTGGCCATCGTGCTTGCCTTCATCGGCGCCAAGATGCTGGCCGAGCCGTGGTTCCACGTACCGGTGCACTGGTCGCTCGGCGCGGTGGCGATGACGCTGTTCGTCGCCGTGCTGTTCAGCCAGGCCAGGACCCGGCGCGCCGCCGCCAGCGATGACCCGGGTTGCAGCGGTGCGCCGCGCGGACGCGGCGCCGGGGACCGGCGCACATGA
- a CDS encoding universal stress protein, whose amino-acid sequence MNKILLATDGSPYSDAAARYLARSPLLSRDFVVHVVHCEPDVPGDIKTFIDRATLDDWHREQNDKAMGSVAAILDEAGIAFERHGFTGFAPARIVEYANQIGAGLIVMGSHGRGGFLDAIVGSVARRVLAHAQCPVLLVRK is encoded by the coding sequence ATGAACAAGATCCTGCTGGCGACCGACGGGTCGCCCTATAGCGATGCGGCGGCGCGCTACCTGGCGCGAAGCCCGCTGCTGAGCCGCGATTTCGTCGTCCACGTGGTGCACTGCGAGCCCGACGTGCCCGGCGACATCAAGACCTTTATCGACCGCGCCACGCTCGATGACTGGCATCGCGAGCAGAACGACAAGGCGATGGGTTCGGTCGCGGCCATCCTGGACGAGGCCGGCATCGCGTTCGAGCGCCACGGCTTCACCGGATTTGCGCCGGCGCGCATCGTCGAGTATGCGAACCAGATCGGCGCCGGCCTGATCGTGATGGGCTCGCATGGGCGCGGCGGCTTCCTGGACGCCATCGTGGGCTCGGTGGCGAGACGGGTCCTGGCGCACGCGCAGTGCCCGGTGCTGCTGGTCAGGAAATAG
- a CDS encoding c-type cytochrome, producing MRTQHALAALLAASGCLLTLGAAMPAHASQALASSKACLACHAIDKKLVGPAFQDIKGKYSGRKDAQAQMVQSILKGSSGRWGPVPMPANAVSEADANTLAKWILSL from the coding sequence ATGCGAACCCAACACGCGCTGGCCGCGCTGCTGGCAGCATCCGGCTGCCTGCTGACACTCGGCGCAGCCATGCCGGCACACGCCAGCCAGGCGCTGGCATCGAGCAAGGCCTGCCTGGCGTGCCATGCCATCGACAAGAAGCTGGTCGGCCCCGCCTTCCAGGACATCAAGGGCAAATACAGCGGGCGCAAGGACGCGCAGGCGCAGATGGTCCAGTCCATCCTGAAAGGCAGCAGCGGCCGCTGGGGCCCGGTGCCGATGCCGGCCAACGCGGTCAGCGAGGCCGACGCCAACACGCTGGCCAAATGGATTCTTTCCCTCTGA
- a CDS encoding nitrite reductase — protein sequence MKAKNWLYPAIAALPFSLWLGLAHAATKAEPKAAQKAEQKAAIPTLTTAEFDHARQIYFERCAGCHGVLRKGATGKALTPDITRARGTEYLKTFIKYGSPAGMPNWGTSGDLTDKEVDLMARYIQLDPPTPPEFSLADIEKSRKDILPVAKRPTQKMNQYNLDNLFSVTLRDAGEVALIDGDSKQIINIVKTGYAVHISRMSASGRYLYVIGRDARLDLIDLWLPKPDIVAEVKIGMEARSVETSKYKGYEDKYAVAGSYWPPQYVIMEGDTLKPLKVVSTRGMTVDNEYHPEPRVASIVASHFHPEFVINAKETGKILMVNYADLANLKTTTIDSAKFLHDGGFDSTGRYFLVAANASDKIAVVDTKEDKLTALIDVGKTPHPGRGANFTHPQFGPVWATSHLGDETISLIGTDPAGHPAQAWKVVQTVKGQGGGSLFIKTHPKSSNLWVDTPLNPDAKLNQSVAVFDTRNLEAGFKVLPIAEWADLKGSGARRVVQAEYNKAGDEVWFSVWGTKDGESALVVVDDKTRTLKTVIKDKRLVTPTGKFNAYNTQHDVY from the coding sequence ATGAAAGCAAAAAACTGGCTGTACCCGGCAATCGCGGCATTGCCGTTCTCACTCTGGCTAGGCCTTGCGCACGCTGCCACCAAGGCAGAACCCAAGGCCGCACAGAAAGCCGAGCAGAAAGCCGCCATCCCCACGCTGACCACCGCTGAATTCGACCACGCACGGCAGATCTACTTCGAACGCTGCGCCGGCTGCCACGGCGTGCTGCGCAAGGGCGCGACCGGCAAGGCGCTGACGCCCGACATCACCCGCGCGCGCGGCACCGAATACCTGAAGACCTTCATCAAGTACGGCAGCCCCGCCGGCATGCCCAACTGGGGCACCTCGGGCGACCTGACCGACAAGGAAGTCGACCTGATGGCGCGCTACATCCAGCTCGACCCGCCCACCCCGCCCGAATTCTCGCTCGCCGATATCGAGAAAAGCCGCAAGGACATCCTGCCGGTGGCCAAACGCCCGACGCAGAAGATGAACCAGTACAACCTGGACAACCTGTTCTCGGTCACGCTGCGCGACGCCGGCGAGGTGGCGCTGATCGACGGCGACAGCAAGCAGATCATCAATATCGTCAAGACCGGCTATGCGGTGCATATCTCGCGCATGTCGGCGTCGGGCCGCTACCTGTACGTGATCGGCCGCGACGCGCGGCTGGACCTGATCGACCTGTGGCTGCCCAAGCCCGATATCGTCGCCGAAGTGAAGATCGGCATGGAGGCGCGCTCGGTCGAGACCTCCAAGTACAAGGGCTATGAGGACAAGTACGCCGTGGCCGGCTCCTACTGGCCGCCGCAGTACGTGATCATGGAGGGCGACACGCTCAAGCCGCTGAAGGTGGTGTCCACGCGCGGCATGACGGTGGACAACGAATACCACCCCGAGCCGCGCGTGGCGTCGATCGTGGCCAGCCACTTCCATCCGGAATTCGTCATCAACGCCAAGGAGACCGGCAAGATCCTGATGGTCAACTACGCGGACCTGGCCAACCTGAAGACCACCACCATCGACTCGGCCAAGTTCCTGCATGACGGCGGCTTCGATTCGACCGGGCGCTACTTCCTGGTGGCGGCCAACGCCTCCGACAAGATCGCCGTGGTCGATACCAAGGAAGACAAGCTCACTGCGCTGATCGACGTGGGCAAGACCCCGCATCCGGGCCGCGGCGCCAACTTCACGCATCCGCAGTTCGGGCCGGTCTGGGCCACCAGCCACCTGGGCGACGAGACCATCAGCCTGATCGGCACCGACCCCGCCGGCCACCCCGCGCAGGCGTGGAAGGTGGTGCAGACGGTCAAGGGCCAGGGCGGCGGTTCGCTCTTTATCAAGACCCATCCCAAGTCGTCCAACCTGTGGGTCGATACGCCGCTGAATCCGGATGCCAAGCTCAACCAGTCGGTCGCGGTGTTCGATACGCGCAACCTGGAAGCCGGCTTCAAGGTGCTGCCGATCGCCGAGTGGGCCGACCTGAAAGGCAGCGGCGCCAGGCGCGTGGTGCAGGCCGAATACAACAAGGCCGGCGACGAGGTCTGGTTCTCGGTGTGGGGCACCAAGGACGGCGAGTCCGCGCTGGTGGTGGTCGACGACAAGACCCGCACGCTCAAGACCGTGATCAAGGACAAGCGCCTGGTCACGCCGACCGGCAAGTTCAACGCCTACAACACGCAGCACGACGTCTACTGA
- a CDS encoding c-type cytochrome: MDSFPLSGAAWRRAAAGTLVAALVAAPAAGIAADAPAPARQAQLAHWLRDDCGACHGMTLRGGLGPPLTRASLAGKPPDGLVATVLYGRPGTAMPPWQPFMTQDEARWLIDRLQAGQPPAVMPQGN, translated from the coding sequence ATGGATTCTTTCCCTCTGAGCGGTGCTGCATGGCGCCGCGCGGCGGCTGGAACGCTGGTTGCCGCGCTGGTTGCCGCACCGGCCGCGGGCATCGCGGCCGATGCGCCCGCGCCGGCGCGGCAGGCGCAGCTGGCGCACTGGCTGCGCGACGACTGCGGCGCCTGCCACGGCATGACCTTGCGCGGCGGGCTGGGCCCGCCGCTGACGCGCGCCAGCCTGGCCGGCAAGCCGCCTGACGGTCTGGTGGCCACCGTGCTGTACGGCCGGCCCGGCACGGCGATGCCGCCCTGGCAACCTTTCATGACGCAGGATGAAGCCCGATGGCTGATCGATCGACTGCAGGCCGGCCAGCCGCCGGCCGTGATGCCGCAAGGCAACTGA